GCCCCGATTCCCGAGATAGTCCGTGACGAAACGCAGGATTTTCGAGCCGAAACACCTGCTGATCGTCACGGACTATCCCGCCAAGGAGGAGAACCCATGAGTGTGTCCGTACGCATCCCGACCATCCTGCGCACCTACACCGGAGGGGAGTCCGAGGTGTCCGCCGACGGCGCGACCCTGACCGAGGTGCTCGACAGCCTGGACAGCAGCTACTCCGGGATCAAGGGCCGGATCATCGACGAGAAGGGCGAGCTGCGCCGCTTCGTCAACGTGTACGTCGGCAACGACGACGTCCGCTTCCTCGACAACCTCGCGACGCCCACCCCGGACGGCACCCAGATCTCGGTGATCCCGGCCGTCGCCGGCGGCTGCTAGGGGTTGACGACCTCGCAGTTGGTCGGTCGCTCGCGAACCCGGTTTCCCCGGGCAGGGAGACTGGGCACGTGCTCGACTCCCTGGCCCCGGCCCGCCGCCGGCTCTTCCTCGGTGTCGGGGGAGTGGTCGCGGCGGCGCTGCTGGTGGGGGGCGTCGCCTTCGGCGTCTCGGCCGTGCACGGCGGCCACACCGTCACACCGGTGAGCCAGGACGCGCAGCCGCCGGTGCTGATCGTGCCCGGGTACGGCGGGGGGACCGGCGGCCTGGAGACCCTCGCCGCCGCGTTGAGGGCGCACGGCCGGGACGCCACGATCGTGCAGCTGGCCGGCGACGGGACCGGTGACCTCGAGACCCAGGCGGCCGTGCTGCAGCGGGCCGTGCAGACCGCCCTGGGTCGCGGGGCGCCGTCGGTCGACATCGTCGGCTACTCCGCCGGAGGCGTCACCGCCCGCCTCTGGTTCCGGGCGTACGACGGCGGGTCGGTCGCCCGGCGCATCGTCACCCTCGGCTCGCCCCAGCACGGCACCGACCTGGCCGCGCTGGCGAGCGACCTCGCCCCCGACTCCTGCCCGGTCGCCTGCCAGCAGCTGGCCACCGACAGCGACCTGATCCGGTCGCTGGACTCCGGCGACGAGACCCCGCCGGGCCCGGCCTGGGTCTCGATCTGGACCACCGACGACCGGATCTCGACGCCACCGCAGACCGCCTCCCTGGACGGCGCGCTCGACCTGACCGTGCAGTCGGTGTGTCCCGGCCGGTCGGTCACCCACGGGCAGCTCCCCGAGGACCCCGCCGTGGTCGCGATGGTGCTGGCCGAGCTGGCCCGCACCCCGCCCGTCGTACCCCCCTCGTCGGTGTGCGCCGCCGCCTGACGGATCAGTCGGTGATGTCCTTGGTCACGAAGTTGGCCCACGCGGCACCCAGGAACACCACGACGTAGCCGACCTGCAGCAGCACGCCGTGCACCACGTCGTGCCACAGGATGGGGTCGCGGAACAGGTCGACGAACGCCAGCCAGTAGCGGGTCACCAGGTAGGGCCGCAGGCCGTGCGCGGCGTCCAGGGTGAGCAGCAGGCTCGAGCCGATCAGCAGCGCGAGCGTGCCCATCGCCGCCGCCAGGGGCGAGCGCACCAGGGTCGAGAGGAACAGCGCGACGGCAGCGACGCCCAGCATCGAGAGCAGCGCGTAGGCCAGGGCCAACCCGGTCCGCTCGACCAGCTGCGGGGTCGTCAGCTGGGTGCCCGAGAAGGTCGTCGTGGCCGCCCCGACGTCCTGGTGTCCGAGCAGGACCACGCCCAGGACGTACGCCGTGACCGCGACCACGAGCAGTGTGAGCAGCACGAAGGCCATCACCGACACCAGCTTGGCGACGAGCAGCCGGGTCCGCCCGACCGGCCGGATCAGCAGGTAGCGAAGGGTTCCTTGTTGGGCCTCGCCGGCGATGGTCTCGCCGGCGGTGATCGCCACCGCCGCCGGCAGGAACAGCGGCAGGATGATCGCGATCGCAGCCAGGGGGAAGAGCGACCCGTCGGCCAGCACCGCGGACAGGAACGCCGGCCCGGTGCCGGGCCGGGGGCCGAGGTCGGTGACCGAGAGCAGCACCGCGACCAGCGACGGCAGGAAGTCGATGATCGCGATGGTCACCCAGGTCCGCCGGCTGCGCAGCATCTTGCGCAGCTCCACGCCGATCATGGGCGTGCCACCCGGTCCGAGCCTGCCTGCGTCGCCTCGAGCACGACGTCCTCGAGGGTACGGCGCTCGGGTGCGAGCAGCTCGACCCGGACGCCGCCCCCCACGAGCAGGGCGTTGAGGGCAGCGGCGTCCGGGTGCCGGATCAGCAGCCGTTCGGCGTCCGCGTGCTCGACCTGGCCGTCCAGCAGCGCGCGGGCGCGACCCACGTCGAGGGTGCGCACCTCGAGCCGGCCGGTGGGCTGCTGGAGCAGGTCGAGCCGCTCCTGCACCACGAGCCGGCCCCGGTCCAGCACGCCGACCCGGTCGCAGAGCTGCTCGACCTCGGCCAGCAGGTGCGAGGAGAGGAACACGGTCGTGCCACGGTCGTTCAGGCCGAGCAGGAGGTCGCGGATCTCGCGGATCCCCTGGGGATCGAGACCGTTCGTCGGCTCGTCGAGCACCAGCAGCCGCGGGGTGCGGAGCAGGGCAGCGGCCAGGCCGAGCCGCTGCCGCATCCCGAGCGAGTAGGTGCGGACGGGTCGGCCGTCGACGCCGCCGAGGCCCACGGCGTCGAGCGCGTCGTCGATGCGTCCGGCCCGCGAGGCCCGCAGACCCTTCGGCCCGATCGCGTCGACGAGGGCCAGGTTGGCCCGGCCCGAGATCCCCGGGTAGGCCGCGGGTCCTTCGACGAGGGCACCCACCTGGGGCAGCACCTCGCCCGCGTCGGCCGGCATCTGCCGGCCCAGCAGCTCGATCTCGCCCGAGGTCGCCAGCACCAGTCCGAGCAGCATCCGCACGGTCGTGGTCTTGCCCGAGCCGTTGGGTCCGAGGAAGCCGTAGACGTCTCCCTCGGCGACGTCCAGGTCGAGGTCGTCGACGGCGAGCACCGCGCCGTACCTCTTGGTCAGCCCCCGGGTCCTGATCATCGGAACTGTGCTCCTGTCGCGAGGTCGGCGGCGGCCCGGAGCAGGGTCTGGTCGGTGACGGTGCCGGTGACCAGCCAGGCGAAGGTCTGGCCCTCCGGCGAGTCGACGCCCACCTCGACGGGCTGGTGGGTGGTCAGGAGGTAGACGCCGAGCGGACCGACCCGCAGCAGCGGCGTTCCGTGGACGAGGGTGGCGCCGTTGGCCTTCAGCTGGTCGGCGAGGTCGCCGGCGTCCCGGGCCTGCAGGGGCAGCGCCATCAGCTGGGTCAGGCCGGTGCCGTAGATCCCGACGGCCCCCTGTGACTGCGGTGACTTGGCCAGCCCGGCCACCTCCGCGGGTGGCAGGAACGGGGCGAACTGGTTGGCGGCGTCGGCGATGTCGAGTACGTCGTCGACGCTCTGGTGCACGCCCGGCGCCGGATGGAACACCGTCGCCGACGGGGCCGGGGTGTGCAGGCTGACGCTGGTGAACGTCGTGCTGAGCGCCGGCTGCGAGCCGGTGCCGTAGGCGTCGAGGGCCAGCACCGCCCCGGTCGCCGGGTCGGCCCACAGATCGACGTGGTCGATGCTGGTGCGCGGGTCGGCGGGGGTCACGCGGAGCCCGACCGTGTCGATGCCGGCGACCCGCCGCGGTGGCAGCCGGCTCACGTCGGCTGGGGTCGCGGCGAGCAGAGCGCGAGCGGCGAGCGGCCCCGGCAGCAGGTCGGCGTCGCGGGGTAGCCGGATCGGGGGGTCGACGCTGGTGCGTGCCTCGGCCCGCTCGTAGTCCCACTCGATGGTGGCCCTGCCGTGGTGGAAGAGGTCCACCTCACCGGTGTCCAGCAGCCGGTCCACACGCCAGTCCTGCCCGCCGCGCCACCAGACCCGCAGCCTGGTGCTGCCGCCGAGCAGGTCGGCGATGTCGGTGAAGTGGTCCGAGATCGGCAGCCCGAGGCGACCGCGGGTCTCGACGGTGCCGGAGTACGCCGTACCCTCGCCGGCGCGCACCAGGGCCAGCACCTGCTCGGCCGAGAGGGCGCGGTCCGGCACCGGCCACGCACGCACGCCGGCCGGAACGATGACGGCCAGGGCGCACGCGGCGACGACGAGACCCCAGCGGTGGACGGCCCGCATGCCCCGAACCTACGTCGGTGGGCGGCGTTCGGTTCGGTCCGGCGGTTTCTGGGACGCCTCAGGCGTACGAGCCGGCCTGGATCGCGTAGAGCTCGGCGTAGGTGCCGCCGCGGGCCATCAGCTCGGCGTGGCTGCCGACCTCGGCGACGCGGGCACCGTCGAGGACCACGATCAGATCGGCCATCCGGACCGTCGAGAAGCGGTGGGAGACGAGTACGGTGACCCGACCGTTGGCGGCGGCCTCGCGGGCACCGACGGCGAATCGCTCGAAGAGGGCGTGCTCGGTCTCCGCGTCGAGGGCGGCCGTCGGCTCGTCGAGCATCAGCAGCACCGGCTCGGGCCGCATGTAGCCGCGGGCCAGCGCGAGCTTCTGCCACTGCCCGAAGCTCACGTCGACGCCGTCGTCCCACGACGGCCCGAGCTGGGTGTCGAGCCCGTCGCGCAGGTCGTCGACCACCGTGCTCGCTCCGGCGCGGTCGACCGCCGAGCCCACGGCTTCCCGGTCGTCGCGGCGGGGCTCGTCGCCCAGACCGACCGTTGTCGCGGCGACGAACTCCAGGCGGGCGAAGTCCTGGAAGGCACCCGAGAGCCGCTCCCGCCACTGGGTGACGTCCATCCGGCCGATGTCGACGCCGTCGGCGGTCACCCGCCCCGACGTGGGGTGGTACATCCGGGCCAGCAGCTTGACCAGGGTCGACTTGCCGGCGCCGTTCTCGCCGACGACCGCGACGACGCTGCCGGCGGGGAGCAGGAGGTCGACGTCCTCGAGCACCGTTCTCGTCGTACCGGGGTAGACGAACGAGACGCCCTCGAAGGCGATGCCCTGCTCCAGCCGGTCGGGTGCCGGCTGGTCGGTGCGGGAGTTCTGGCCGGCGGCGAAGTCCTCGAGCCAGGCCAGGCGCTGGGCGGAGTCGAGCCAGATGCCACGCAGGAAGCCGAGCTCGCCGACCGCCGAGCCGACGTACGCCGAGAGCCGGCCGCCCGCGGTCAGCACCAGCACCACGGAGCCCGGGCTCGCGTCGAGGCCGGTCGCCACCCAGGCCACGGCGGCCACGAACGCCAGCCCGAAGAGGGTCCAGGCCGCGGCGGTCCAGGCGGCGGTGGCCAGCTGGGTGGCGCGCACCAGCGCGAAGAACCGGCCCCACGCCTCGCGGCGCCGGACGACGAGATCGTGCTGGTTGCCGGTGACCCGGAGCTCCTTGCCCGGTGGCGCCGTGGTGGCGAGCTGGAACAGGTGCCGGCCGAGCCGGGCGTCGGAGGCGACCCGCTCCTCGGCGCGCTTCTCGACCTTCGGCCGCCAGGCCGCCACCAGCAGCAGGGGTACGGCGGCGGGCAGGAGGAGCAGCAGCGCGGGATGGATCGCGGCCAGGAGGACCGAGACGAAGACAAGCCGGACCAGCCAGCCGACCAGGGTGAACATCGACCCGAAGAGATGGTCGAGCGCGAACACCCCGGTGCGGAGCACGGCGATCCGGTCGAGGTAGGCCGGTCGCTCGTGGTGCTCGACGGTGGCGACCTCGGCCTGCAGTCGCGCGACATGGCCCTGGAACATGATGTTGAGCCGGTCGCCGAGCCGGCGGATGGTGCGGGTCAGGGTCACCTGGAGCGCCCACATCAAGGTCGCCGACGCGGCCAGCCCCAGGGCGCCGACCAGCAGCCTGGTCCGGTCGTGGTGGACCACCCCGTCGGTGACCAGGGCCAGCCAGAGTGCGACCAGGGCGTCGGGCAGGGCCTGCAGCAGGGTCATCGCCAGCGACGCGACGAGCAGCCGGGGCTCGGCGCGGTAGCCCAGCTTCACCACCCGGATCATCGACGGGACCGCGGCCGGCATCGGACCGGCGGCGTCCTCGGGCCGGCTGCCTGCGTCAGAGGACATCGTGGACGACCTCCTCCCCGTGCTCGTCGACCTCGACGAAACGGCTGGCCTGGAGGTCGTACATCGTGCGGTAGCGGCCGCCCAGCGCCATCAGCTCCTCGTGGCTGCCCAGCTCGAGGGCCCGGCCGTGCTCGACCACGCAGATCAGCTGGGCCTGGCGCACCGTGGAGAAGCGGTGGGACACCAGGATCGTGGTGGTCTGGGACGTCGCGTCCAGCACCCGTCGGAAGATCTCGGACTCACCGCGTACGTCGAGCATCGCCGTCGGCTCGTCGAGGAGCACCACGTCGGCACCGGCGTCGACCTTGGCGATCGCCCGGGCCAGCGCGACCCGCTGCCACTGACCGCCGGACAGCTCCACCCCGCCGGGGTAGCCCTTGGCCATCGGGGCGTCGAGCTCGGCCAGACCGAGGGCACCGGCCCGAGCGAGGGCGCTCTCGACCACGGCGCGGTCGCCCCCGAGCGGCGAGACGTTGTCGGCGAGGGACAGCTCGTAGCGGACGAAGTCCTGGAAGACGGCGGCCACCTCGCTCCGCCAGGCCGCCAGGTCGAGGTCGCGCAGGTCGGTGCCGTCGATCTCGATCGAGCCGGAGTCGGGGTCGTAGAGCCGGCACAGCAGCTTGGCGATGGTGGTCTTGCCGGCGCCGTTCTGCCCGACGATGGCCAGCGAGACCCCCGCCGGGATGGTGAGGTCGAAGCCCTCGAGCACCGGCCTGCTGCCGGTCGGGTAGGTGAAGGTGACGTCTCGGAACCGGATCTCGGGGGAGCGCCCGGACCGTGCCGGTGCCGCTCCTCCCGCGGCGAGCGCACCGGATCGGGCCATCTCCGGCTCGAGCGCGAGGATCGCCAGCACCGGCGCTGCGGCCCCGTCGAGGGCCCAGCTCAGGCCGCCGAACGCGATCGAGCTCGCGCCGAACGCCGCTCCCGCATAGGTCACGACGGCCTGGAGCCCCAGCCGCCCGTCGTACCCCCGCTGGGCGAGCAGCCAGAACAGCAGCGTGTTGGCGGCGAGCACGATCACCAGGGCGCCGGCCAACGACCGCTCGCGCAGCCGGGTGGCGTCGTACTGGAGGTCGTGCAGGCGCAGCCGGTGGGCGGTGAACCGTTCGAGCAGCCAGGGCGAGAGCCCGAACAGCCGCACCTCCTTGGCCGCGGCGGGCTCGGTCGCCAGGTCGTAGGCGTACGACGTGTGGCGGCGCGCGGTCTTGACCTCGTCGGTGTTGCGGTCCCGCCAGACGCCGCTCTCCCGCAGCAGCCAGTGGGTGGCGCCCCACGCTGCGAGGAGCAGCACCGGAGCCCACCAGGCGAAGCCGACCAGCACGATCGCGGACACGATGCCTCCGAGGAGCAGCACCAGCCCCTGGGCGATGAAGTCCATGTTGAGGAACATCGGCGGAGCGGTCCAGCCGAGGTCGAAGTCGCGCGCGGTGGTCAGGTCGTTGGTGAGGTCGCCGCGCTCGAGGTGGCCGATGCCGTCGGGACCCAGGGTCGCCGCCATCAGCCGGTCGTTGAGCACGCTGCTGAACCGGTAGCCGGCCAGCGCCCCGACCACCTGGTGCAGGGGCGGCCCGACCTGGGAGAGGACGAACGCGACGGCGAACCCGACCAGCGGAGCGGTGAGGTCGCCGCCGGACTCGACCCGCCCGACCAGCAGGCCGGTGGCGATCGCCAGAGCCGCAGGCACCAGCGACCGGACCGCGAGCAGGGCCCACCACGCGGAGGCCAGCCCCGGCACCGACCTGGTCAGGGTGACGAAGAAGCGCGCGGCCGGACGTCGGGCGACGGCGGCCGGGCCGAACCGAGAGAGTCGAGGCGCCACGCGGTCACCCTAGGTGAGACCGCGGACGCCGCCTCCAACCCTTTCGACCCGGGGTGCGTTCTGGAAGTGTGACGGCACTTCGGGGAGAGGCGGACGTGACCGAGGCCGATGAGCGCGAGGAGTTCACGCGCTGGGCGCGGGCCCGGCAACAGCACCTCCTGCGTGCCTCCCTGCTGCTCACCGGTGACCGGCAGCGGGCCGAGGACCTGGTGCAGGAGGCTCTGGCCAAGGTCGCGGCCCGGTGGAGTCGTCTGCAGACCACGAGCCCGGATGCCTACGCGCGCACCGTGATGTTCCACGACCACATCTCGTGGTGGCGCGCTCGACGCCACGAGGTGCTCACCGCGTACGACGTGGACGGCGTCGCGGAGGGCGTCGTGCCCGAGCGCCGGATCCTCCTGCTGGCCGCGCTGCGCACGCTGACCCCTCGCCAGCGGGCGGTGGTCGTGCTGCGCTACTTCGAGGACCTCACCGAGCGCCAGACAGCGGAGGTGCTCGGCGTCTCGGTCGGCACCGTGAAGAGCCAGACCCACCTGTCCCTGCGCCGCCTGCGCGAGGCCGCGCCCGAGCTCGCCGAGTTCCTGCACGAGGAGTCGTGATGACCGACCACCAGCTGCGTGACCTGCTGCACGAGTCCGTCGCGGACGCGGCCATGCCCGACGTCGCCGACCGGGCCTGGGAGGCAGGCGGGCGTCGGCGCCGTCGTCGTGCCGCCTCCGCGGTGGGCGGCGTGGTCTCGGTCGTCCTCGTGGTCGGTGGCCTCGCCTGGGCGGTCGACCACCGCGAAGGGAACCGCTCGGCGGCGCCGACCCAGTCGACGAAGCCGACCCGGTCGACGAAGCCGACCCAGAGCGGCGCGCCGTACACCGGAAGGAACCAGCCGGACGGGTCGTACCGCGGCACGTCGGTGTGGTGGGCGCCGAGCGTCGGGCAGGAGAGCTCGCTGCCGTACACGGCGACCCCGCTCCCGACGACGATCGATCTCGCCTCTCCCGACAGCGGGCTGGTCGGTGACCCGGTCTCGCGCGCGCTGGCGGCGTTCGCGGTGACGAGGGC
This genomic window from Nocardioides cynanchi contains:
- a CDS encoding MoaD/ThiS family protein: MSVSVRIPTILRTYTGGESEVSADGATLTEVLDSLDSSYSGIKGRIIDEKGELRRFVNVYVGNDDVRFLDNLATPTPDGTQISVIPAVAGGC
- a CDS encoding lipase family alpha/beta hydrolase, which codes for MLDSLAPARRRLFLGVGGVVAAALLVGGVAFGVSAVHGGHTVTPVSQDAQPPVLIVPGYGGGTGGLETLAAALRAHGRDATIVQLAGDGTGDLETQAAVLQRAVQTALGRGAPSVDIVGYSAGGVTARLWFRAYDGGSVARRIVTLGSPQHGTDLAALASDLAPDSCPVACQQLATDSDLIRSLDSGDETPPGPAWVSIWTTDDRISTPPQTASLDGALDLTVQSVCPGRSVTHGQLPEDPAVVAMVLAELARTPPVVPPSSVCAAA
- a CDS encoding ABC transporter permease, which codes for MELRKMLRSRRTWVTIAIIDFLPSLVAVLLSVTDLGPRPGTGPAFLSAVLADGSLFPLAAIAIILPLFLPAAVAITAGETIAGEAQQGTLRYLLIRPVGRTRLLVAKLVSVMAFVLLTLLVVAVTAYVLGVVLLGHQDVGAATTTFSGTQLTTPQLVERTGLALAYALLSMLGVAAVALFLSTLVRSPLAAAMGTLALLIGSSLLLTLDAAHGLRPYLVTRYWLAFVDLFRDPILWHDVVHGVLLQVGYVVVFLGAAWANFVTKDITD
- a CDS encoding ABC transporter ATP-binding protein, whose translation is MIRTRGLTKRYGAVLAVDDLDLDVAEGDVYGFLGPNGSGKTTTVRMLLGLVLATSGEIELLGRQMPADAGEVLPQVGALVEGPAAYPGISGRANLALVDAIGPKGLRASRAGRIDDALDAVGLGGVDGRPVRTYSLGMRQRLGLAAALLRTPRLLVLDEPTNGLDPQGIREIRDLLLGLNDRGTTVFLSSHLLAEVEQLCDRVGVLDRGRLVVQERLDLLQQPTGRLEVRTLDVGRARALLDGQVEHADAERLLIRHPDAAALNALLVGGGVRVELLAPERRTLEDVVLEATQAGSDRVARP
- a CDS encoding ATP-binding cassette domain-containing protein; amino-acid sequence: MSSDAGSRPEDAAGPMPAAVPSMIRVVKLGYRAEPRLLVASLAMTLLQALPDALVALWLALVTDGVVHHDRTRLLVGALGLAASATLMWALQVTLTRTIRRLGDRLNIMFQGHVARLQAEVATVEHHERPAYLDRIAVLRTGVFALDHLFGSMFTLVGWLVRLVFVSVLLAAIHPALLLLLPAAVPLLLVAAWRPKVEKRAEERVASDARLGRHLFQLATTAPPGKELRVTGNQHDLVVRRREAWGRFFALVRATQLATAAWTAAAWTLFGLAFVAAVAWVATGLDASPGSVVLVLTAGGRLSAYVGSAVGELGFLRGIWLDSAQRLAWLEDFAAGQNSRTDQPAPDRLEQGIAFEGVSFVYPGTTRTVLEDVDLLLPAGSVVAVVGENGAGKSTLVKLLARMYHPTSGRVTADGVDIGRMDVTQWRERLSGAFQDFARLEFVAATTVGLGDEPRRDDREAVGSAVDRAGASTVVDDLRDGLDTQLGPSWDDGVDVSFGQWQKLALARGYMRPEPVLLMLDEPTAALDAETEHALFERFAVGAREAAANGRVTVLVSHRFSTVRMADLIVVLDGARVAEVGSHAELMARGGTYAELYAIQAGSYA
- a CDS encoding ABC transporter ATP-binding protein; the protein is MAPRLSRFGPAAVARRPAARFFVTLTRSVPGLASAWWALLAVRSLVPAALAIATGLLVGRVESGGDLTAPLVGFAVAFVLSQVGPPLHQVVGALAGYRFSSVLNDRLMAATLGPDGIGHLERGDLTNDLTTARDFDLGWTAPPMFLNMDFIAQGLVLLLGGIVSAIVLVGFAWWAPVLLLAAWGATHWLLRESGVWRDRNTDEVKTARRHTSYAYDLATEPAAAKEVRLFGLSPWLLERFTAHRLRLHDLQYDATRLRERSLAGALVIVLAANTLLFWLLAQRGYDGRLGLQAVVTYAGAAFGASSIAFGGLSWALDGAAAPVLAILALEPEMARSGALAAGGAAPARSGRSPEIRFRDVTFTYPTGSRPVLEGFDLTIPAGVSLAIVGQNGAGKTTIAKLLCRLYDPDSGSIEIDGTDLRDLDLAAWRSEVAAVFQDFVRYELSLADNVSPLGGDRAVVESALARAGALGLAELDAPMAKGYPGGVELSGGQWQRVALARAIAKVDAGADVVLLDEPTAMLDVRGESEIFRRVLDATSQTTTILVSHRFSTVRQAQLICVVEHGRALELGSHEELMALGGRYRTMYDLQASRFVEVDEHGEEVVHDVL
- a CDS encoding SigE family RNA polymerase sigma factor, producing the protein MTEADEREEFTRWARARQQHLLRASLLLTGDRQRAEDLVQEALAKVAARWSRLQTTSPDAYARTVMFHDHISWWRARRHEVLTAYDVDGVAEGVVPERRILLLAALRTLTPRQRAVVVLRYFEDLTERQTAEVLGVSVGTVKSQTHLSLRRLREAAPELAEFLHEES